Proteins co-encoded in one Ornithorhynchus anatinus isolate Pmale09 chromosome 14, mOrnAna1.pri.v4, whole genome shotgun sequence genomic window:
- the RHOJ gene encoding rho-related GTP-binding protein RhoJ isoform X2, whose protein sequence is MSRGDEEDGGRPGGGGGGGGGGGSKMLKCVVVGDGAVGKTCLLMSYANDAFPEDYVPTVFDHYAVSVTVGGKQHLLGLYDTAGQEDYNQLRPLSYPNTDVFLICFSVVNPASYHNVQEEWVPELKDCMPHVPYVLIGTQIGAQCYLECSALTQKGLKTVFDEAILTIFHPKKKAHCPRGRQRRRRCCSVL, encoded by the exons ATGAGCCGCGGGGACGAGGAGGACGGCggccggcccggcggcggcggcggcggcggcggcggcggcggctccaaGATGCTCAAGTGCGTGGTGGTGGGAGACGGCGCCGTGGGCAAGACCTGCCTGCTGATGAGCTATGCCAACGACGCCTTCCCCGAGGACTACGTGCCCACCGTCTTCGACCACTACGCCG TTTCAGTGACCGTGGGAGGCAAGCAGCATTTGCTCGGACTGTATGACACGGCGGGTCAG GAGGACTATAATCAGCTGAGGCCACTCTCCTACCCCAACACCGATGTGTTCCTGATCTGCTTCTCCGTGGTGAATCCTGCCTCTTACCACAACGTCCAGGAAGAATGGGTCCCCGAACTGAAAGACTGCATGCCCCACGTGCCTTATGTCCTCATAGGAACCCAG ATCGGAGCACAGTGCTATTTGGAGTGTTCGGCCCTGACCCAGAAAGGCCTGAAAACGGTCTTTGACGAAGCGATCCTCACCATCTTCCACCCGAAGAAAAAGGCTCACTGTCCCCGCGGCCGCcagcgccgccgccgctgctgctccgTCCTGTGA
- the GPHB5 gene encoding glycoprotein hormone beta-5, with translation MRLLPAFLGAALLLALVHGVRALPASGVHLRTFVGCAVREFTFLARKPGCRSLRVTTDACWGRCETWEMPILDPPYIEAHHRVCTYNETKQATVKLPGCAPGVDPFYTYPVAVRCDCGPCSTATTECETP, from the exons ATGAGGCTCCTGCCCGCCTTCCTCGGCGCAGCCCTGCTGCTCGCCCTGGTCCACGGAGTCCGTGCGCTCCCGGCCTCCGGGGTCCACCTCCGCACCTTCGTGGGCTGCGCCGTGCGCGAGTTCACCTTCCTGGCCCGGAAACCCGGCTGCCGGAGCCTGCGGGTCACCACCGACGCCTGCTGGGGACGCTGCGAGACGTGGGAG ATGCCCATTCTGGACCCACCGTACATCGAGGCCCACCACCGTGTCTGCACTTACAACGAGACCAAGCAGGCGACGGTGAAGCTGCCCGGCTGTGCCCCCGGCGTCGACCCCTTCTACACCTACCCCGTGGCCGTCCGCTGCGACTGTGGACCCTGCTCCACCGCCACCACTGAATGTGAGACCCCTTGA
- the RHOJ gene encoding rho-related GTP-binding protein RhoJ isoform X1 yields MSRGDEEDGGRPGGGGGGGGGGGSKMLKCVVVGDGAVGKTCLLMSYANDAFPEDYVPTVFDHYAVSVTVGGKQHLLGLYDTAGQEDYNQLRPLSYPNTDVFLICFSVVNPASYHNVQEEWVPELKDCMPHVPYVLIGTQIDLRDDPKTLARLLCMKEKPLTYEHGVKLAREIGAQCYLECSALTQKGLKTVFDEAILTIFHPKKKAHCPRGRQRRRRCCSVL; encoded by the exons ATGAGCCGCGGGGACGAGGAGGACGGCggccggcccggcggcggcggcggcggcggcggcggcggcggctccaaGATGCTCAAGTGCGTGGTGGTGGGAGACGGCGCCGTGGGCAAGACCTGCCTGCTGATGAGCTATGCCAACGACGCCTTCCCCGAGGACTACGTGCCCACCGTCTTCGACCACTACGCCG TTTCAGTGACCGTGGGAGGCAAGCAGCATTTGCTCGGACTGTATGACACGGCGGGTCAG GAGGACTATAATCAGCTGAGGCCACTCTCCTACCCCAACACCGATGTGTTCCTGATCTGCTTCTCCGTGGTGAATCCTGCCTCTTACCACAACGTCCAGGAAGAATGGGTCCCCGAACTGAAAGACTGCATGCCCCACGTGCCTTATGTCCTCATAGGAACCCAG ATCGATCTGCGAGACGACCCCAAGACCCTGGCCCGGCTGCTCTGTATGAAGGAGAAACCCCTCACCTATGAGCACGGGGTGAAGCTAGCTCGAGAG ATCGGAGCACAGTGCTATTTGGAGTGTTCGGCCCTGACCCAGAAAGGCCTGAAAACGGTCTTTGACGAAGCGATCCTCACCATCTTCCACCCGAAGAAAAAGGCTCACTGTCCCCGCGGCCGCcagcgccgccgccgctgctgctccgTCCTGTGA